In one Elephas maximus indicus isolate mEleMax1 chromosome 9, mEleMax1 primary haplotype, whole genome shotgun sequence genomic region, the following are encoded:
- the PSIP1 gene encoding PC4 and SFRS1-interacting protein isoform X1, protein MTRDFKPGDLIFAKMKGYPHWPARVDEVPDGAVKPPTNKLPIFFFGTHETAFLGPKDIFPYSENKEKYGKPNKRKGFNEGLWEIDNNPKVKFSSQQASTKQSNTSSDVEAEEKETSVSKEDTDHEEKASNEDVSKAIDITTPKAARRGRKRKAEKQVETEETGVVTTAIASVNLKVSPKRGRPAATEVKIPKPRGRPKMVKQPCPSESDMVTEEDKSKKKGQEEKQPKKQLKKDEEGQKEEDKPRKEPDKKEGKKEMESKRKGLAKAGVTSTSDSEEEGDDQEGEKKRKGGRNFQTAHRRNMLKGQHEKEATDRKRKQEEQMETEQQNKDEGKKPEVKKVEKKRETSMDSRLQRIHAEIKNSLKIDNLDVNRCIEALDELASLQVTMQQAQKHTEMITTLKKIRRFKVSQVIMEKSTMLYNKFKNMFLVGEGDSVITQVLNKSLAEQRQHEEANKTKDQGKKGPNKKLEKEQTGSKTVNGGSDAQDSSQPQHNGDSNEESKDNHDASSKKKPSSEERETEISLKDSTLDN, encoded by the exons TGCTTTTTTAGGACCAAAGGATATATTTCCTTATTCAGAAAATAAGGAGAAGTATGGCAAGCCAAATAAACGAAAAGGTTTTAATGAAGGTTTATGGGAAATAGATAACAATCCGAAAGTGAAATTTTCAAGTCAGCAG GCCTCAACTAAGCAATCAAATACATCATCtgatgttgaagctgaagaaaaggaaACTAGTGTTTCAAAAGAAGATACTGACCATGAAGAAAAAGCCAGCAACGAG GATGTGAGTAAAGCAATTGATATAACTACTCCAAAAGCTGccagaagagggagaaagagaaag GCAGAAAAACAAGTAGAAACTGAGGAGACAGGAGTAGTGACAACAGCAATAGCATCTGTTAATCTAAAAGTGAGTCCAAAGAGAGGACGACCTGCAG CTACAGAAGTCAAGATTCCAAAACCAAGAGGCAGGCCCAAAATGGTGAAACAGCCATGTCCTTCAGAGAGTGACAT GGTAACTGAAGAAGACAAAAGTAAGAAAAAGGGGCAAGAGGAAAAACAACCTAAAAAGCAGCTGAAAAAGGATGAAGAAGGCCAAAAGGAAGAAGATAAGCCAAGAAAAGAGCCAGacaaaaaagaagggaagaaagaaatggaGTCAAAAAGGAAAGGTTTAGCTAAAGCAGGGGTTACATCAACCTCTGATTCTGAAGAAGAAGGGGATGATCAAGAAGGTGAAAAG aagagaaaaggtGGGAGAAACTTCCAGACTGCTCATAGAAGGAATATGCTGAAAGGGCAACATGAGAAGGAGGCAACGGATAGAAAACGGAAGCAAGAGGAACAAATGGAAACTGAGca GCAGAATAAAGATGAAGGAAAGAAGCCAGAAGTTAAGAAAGTGGAGAAGAAGCGAG AAACATCAATGGATTCTCGACTTCAAAGGATACatgctgaaataaaaaattcactcaAAATTGATAATCTT GATGTGAACAGATGTATTGAGGCCTTGGATGAACTTGCTTCACTTCAGGTCACAATGCAACAAGCTCAGAAACACACAGAGATGATTACAACACTGAAAAAA ATACGGCGATTCAAAGTTAGTCAGGTTATCATGGAAAAGTCTACAATGTTGTATAACAAGTTTAAGAACATGTTTTTGGTTGGTGAAGGAGATTCTGTGATCACACAAGTGCTGAATAAATCTCTTGCTGAACAAAGACAgcatgaggaagcaaataaaaccAAAGATCAAGGAAAGAAAGGGCCAAACAAAAAGCTAGAAAAGGAACAAACAG GTTCCAAGACTGTCAATGGAGGATCTGATGCTCAAGACAGCAGTCAGCCACAACATAATGGAGACAGCAATGAGGAAAGCAAAGATAACCATGATGCCAGCTCTAAGAAAAA gCCATCCAgtgaagagagagagactgaaataTCTCTGAAAGATTCTACACTAGATAACTAG